The sequence below is a genomic window from Myxococcus xanthus.
AAGGCGGAGAAGAGGTCCTCCTCCGACGGAAAGACGGTGGCCTCCCGCCGCTCCGCTTCGACGAAGCGCTCCAGCTCATGGAACGACGGCGACGCCAACGCCGCGCGCAGCTCCTGCTTCCAGTCTTCCGGCAGCCCTTCCGCGAGCACGAACGCCTCCCTTTTCCGACGGCGGCGGCATTGAAACACCGGGCATCGGGAGCGCCCACTGCTTTTCCGCCCGGCCACGCTGGAAACCGCCGGTGGGCGGCCCCTGCCCCAGAAAGCAGCCGGACAGGCGGGGCGGGTTCTTGGGCCCTGGGGCCAGAGCGCGCTAGCCTGGGTGGCGCCATGACGATGTACACCGAGTCACTCCGCGCGTTCCTCAAGCCCGTCCTGCCCTACATGGATGACGAGGCCGTGTCGGAAATCATGATCAACGGCCCGACCGACATCTGGATTGAGCGCAAGGGCCGGCTCACGAAAGTGGATGCATCGTTCACCGACGAAGGCCTGCTCGGCGCCGCGCGCAACATGGCCCAGTTCGTCGGCCGCATGCTCAACGAAGAGCGCCCCCGCCTGGACGCGCGCCTTCCGGATGGCAGCCGCATCCACGTGGTGATTCCGCCCATCGCGCGCAAGGGCACCACCATCTCCATCCGCAAGTTCTTCAAGGAGAAGCTGACGGTCCAATCCTTGATGAAGTTCGGGTCGCTCACGCCGCAGATGGCGCGCCTCATCGAGGCCGGCATCGCCACCAAGCTCAACATGCTGGTGGCCGGCGGCACGGGCTCCGGCAAGACGACGCTGCTCAACATCGTGTCGTCGCTCATCCCCGACGAGGAGCGCATCCTCACCATCGAGGACTCGGCCGAGCTCCAGCTCAACCAGTCCCACGTCGTGCCCTTCGAAAGCCGGCCGCCCGACAAGTTCGGCAAGGGCGCGGTGGACATGGGCGATTTGCTCCACTCCGCGCTGCGTCTGCGCCCCGACCGCATCGTCGTCGGTGAGGTGCGCGGCGGCGAGGCCTTCCACCTCATGCAGGCCATGAACACCGGCCACGGCGGCTCGCTGGCCACCACGCACGCCAACACGCCCACGGACACGCTGCGCCGCATCGAGTCGCTGTGCCTCATGTCCGGCGTGGAGCTGCCCATGGTGGCCGTGCGCGCCCAGGTGGCCAGCGCCATCAACTTCATCATCTGCTGCGAGCGCCTCCACGACGGCAGCCGCAAGACGATTGCCCTGTCGGAGGTGCTGCCCCTCAACGAGAAGGGCGACTACCGCACCCAGGACATCTTCGTCTTCACGCCCGTCACCAAGGACGAGGACGACCACATCCTGGGCTACCACGCGCCCACCGGCATCATCCCCAACTTCGTCAGCAAGGCGCGCGCGTACGGCTTCCACGACCTGGACGAGTCCTTCTTCGACCCGGCCACCTACGGCCTGCCGCCGCCGCCCACCTTCCACGCGGGCGAGTCGTACTCGGTGCGCTGGGCCCCGTCCCTGAAGCACCGCGAGCAGGGAAGGCCAGACCCGGACCACTTCAAGCAGGAGTGGGCCGCCTTCGAGCAGCGCCTCAAGCAGGACGCCCGCGACGCGAAGGCCGGCAAGGCCGCCGCCGCGCCGCCTCCGCCTCCCGCGCCGGCCGTGCAGGTGCAGGTGCCCGCGAGTCACCCCACCCCGCCGCCCTCGGCGCGCGCCCGGCCGCCGGAGCCTCCGCCGGCCGTGAAG
It includes:
- a CDS encoding CpaF family protein; the encoded protein is MTMYTESLRAFLKPVLPYMDDEAVSEIMINGPTDIWIERKGRLTKVDASFTDEGLLGAARNMAQFVGRMLNEERPRLDARLPDGSRIHVVIPPIARKGTTISIRKFFKEKLTVQSLMKFGSLTPQMARLIEAGIATKLNMLVAGGTGSGKTTLLNIVSSLIPDEERILTIEDSAELQLNQSHVVPFESRPPDKFGKGAVDMGDLLHSALRLRPDRIVVGEVRGGEAFHLMQAMNTGHGGSLATTHANTPTDTLRRIESLCLMSGVELPMVAVRAQVASAINFIICCERLHDGSRKTIALSEVLPLNEKGDYRTQDIFVFTPVTKDEDDHILGYHAPTGIIPNFVSKARAYGFHDLDESFFDPATYGLPPPPTFHAGESYSVRWAPSLKHREQGRPDPDHFKQEWAAFEQRLKQDARDAKAGKAAAAPPPPPAPAVQVQVPASHPTPPPSARARPPEPPPAVKPATPVARPAAATPPRPPPAMDDDATPPPTRNPFAEAPEETRTAIPTEAKVEVSEDLLAEDDGPSTVPPRRPPPFTPPSRAPSPNLATGARPALGARRPPPSRPAPESDEDDDSTQGSNGGSEKTQIRPAPSERPRR